A stretch of the Gemmatimonadota bacterium genome encodes the following:
- a CDS encoding CHAT domain-containing protein codes for MRTSRPVAVSPASLVARRKYTPEGVRRPRGSVLGRRRRSIPRDAEHLFAATVRSGPPEVRREVQTAAAHFPSAKTRVLFDPTTAELLDRIPHARTVHLSAHGSFRDDNPAFSRITTGDGALFLADIQEKRLRAELVVLSACDTGLTFTGRGDDVTGVALGFLGAGARSLVASQWRAHDKASRRIMEAFYEEYASRGSRDVPAALAAAGRAVREDWNHPLYWAAFAAYGR; via the coding sequence ATGCGAACGAGTCGCCCGGTGGCGGTGTCGCCCGCATCGCTCGTCGCGCGGAGGAAGTACACACCGGAGGGCGTCCGCCGCCCGCGCGGAAGCGTGCTCGGCCGCCGTCGCCGGAGCATCCCGCGCGATGCGGAGCACCTCTTCGCCGCCACGGTTCGGAGCGGCCCGCCGGAGGTTCGCCGCGAAGTACAGACCGCCGCCGCGCACTTTCCTTCGGCAAAGACGCGCGTCCTCTTCGACCCGACGACAGCCGAACTGCTCGACCGCATCCCGCACGCTCGCACGGTTCACCTGAGCGCGCACGGGTCCTTCCGCGACGACAACCCCGCCTTCTCGCGGATCACCACCGGGGACGGCGCGCTGTTCCTTGCGGACATTCAGGAGAAGCGATTGCGCGCGGAGCTGGTCGTCCTGAGCGCGTGCGACACGGGGCTGACCTTCACCGGCCGTGGCGATGATGTGACCGGCGTTGCGCTGGGGTTTCTCGGCGCGGGCGCGCGGAGTCTGGTGGCGAGTCAGTGGCGCGCGCACGACAAAGCCTCCCGCCGGATCATGGAGGCGTTCTACGAAGAATACGCCTCGCGGGGGTCGCGGGATGTTCCCGCGGCACTGGCGGCGGCGGGGCGTGCGGTTCGCGAAGACTGGAATCACCCGCTCTACTGGGCGGCCTTTGCCGCTTACGGCCGCTGA